In Oryzias melastigma strain HK-1 linkage group LG16, ASM292280v2, whole genome shotgun sequence, a single genomic region encodes these proteins:
- the tbc1d31 gene encoding TBC1 domain family member 31 isoform X2 — translation MEVTDIGNKEEGKVWHRKPTQGKSVLASLVRTAQQGKVVRFLHVTFDTTGDCFLAGDHHGNIYLFDISRNRFRLVQKTGQACTALAFNLRRTTEFLVALADYTIRCFDKDTKQLVSWMRGHEGAVSSISVHSSGRYAITTSSDTAQLWDLDTFQRKRKLNIKQSVGIQKVFFLPLSNTILSCFSDDSIFAWECDTLFCKYQLPVPDSGPRISYKAFAVTRDGKNLASGGRSNLLHLWCLESRQLVRVIQMPSQVRTIRQLEFLPDSFDGGASQTVGVLSQDGVMRFINIHTCKLLFHIGSHDEAITTMTVSPSGRHIVAVMDNGSINIYNVQNLTQELNKPPPAQVAVVSGGEDVQDLTHLKMKVRSELVQRPKKSSGRQPQVKILRPPAVSSAEDKENELPAGLNKKRLVALLKAFGEYPAKYRMFVWRSLLCLPENHAAYSSLTDKGLHSAFLTLHEKYPIKSQKLQRALQRVLSALAHWAAIFGEVEYLPLVAFPFVKLFQNNAMLCFEVVATVIVNWCQHWFEYFPNPPLNILSMVENVVAHHDKELLQHLVDCGITSQLYVWPLLETLFSEVLTRDEWLKLFDNIFSNHPSFLLMACAAYVICCREPLLHCSQKQDFEYFFHHRNNLDVGAMIKEAYRFMSSTPADLHPSTMLSDFTPLTSGQYPVFNKYPEFIVEYQSRERERIRLQEMEYLRERQQMSALRADFVRRRAEEEAFYAQQELLQKAEEQRRHILEQEEEKLTQQRAKLAAMKRELKVKELQLLDATRRRFLKHQQELRAAQIEKLDQEISRKMDLREKETATAVQDLEIRQMELEAQRKRLEQLLLKEQQRVGRKAEEEVRIKMREAEENLTEMLHGAETNMQALEEPLADACRLDLESDWQREVVERLQRVDAEQERSRGGLEELQRQTQEEEQRLISTLREEAQRKMDEGGAQIQTHTGQTLMGIHSAYDAPGFPHRPACSKQTGANMVCLNSTSPPESTSTAFSFCRGRTQLDNGERELLKEIRELRQKLAARAKESSSASSQSICTPTSP, via the exons ATGGAGGTGACGGACATCGGGAACAAAGAGGAGGGGAAAGTGTGGCATCGAAAACCAACACAGGGGAAAAG TGTGTTAGCTTCTCTGGTGCGGACTGCTCAGCAGGGGAAGGTTGTGCGCTTCCTTCACGTGACCTTTGACACCACAGGAGACTGTTTTCTGGCTGGAGATCACCATGGAAACATCTATCTGTTTGACATCAGTAGAAACAG ATTTCGTCTCGTACAGAAAACGGGACAGGCTTGCACAGCTCTGGCATTCAACCTTCGGAGGACCACGGAGTTCCTTGTGGCTTTAGCTGACTACACCATCAGATGCTTTGATAAGG ATACAAAACAGCTGGTCAGTTGGATGCGAGGTCATGAGGGAGCTGTTTCATCCATCTCCGTCCACAGCTCAGGCCGCTACGCCATCACGACATCATCAGACACAGCCCAGCTCTGGGACCTGGACACCTTCCAGAGGAAAAGGAAACTCAACATAAAACAGTCTGTCGGCATTCAAAAG GTGTTTTTCCTCCCTCTTAGCAACACAATTCTTAGCTGTTTCAGTGATGACTCCATCTTTGCATGGGAGTGTGACACACTTTTCTGCAAATATCAGCTCCCGGTTCCTGATTCTGGACCCAGAATCTCCTACAAGGCTTTTGCTGTCACCCG CGATGGTAAAAACCTTGCATCAGGTGGCCGCTCAAACTTGCTGCACCTGTGGTGTCTGGAGAGCCGTCAGCTTGTCAGAGTGATTCAGATGCCGAGTCAGGTTCGAACCATCAGGCAGCTGGAATTTCTGCCTGACAGCTTTGACGGCGGTGCTAGCCAG ACAGTGGGTGTGTTGAGTCAGGACGGTGTGATGCGATTCATCAACATTCACACATGCAAACTTCTCTTCCACATCGGTTCCCACGATGAGGCCATAACCACGATGACAGTCAGCCCCAGTGGTCGGCACATTGTGGCCGTCATGGATAACGGGAGCATTAACATCTATAATGTCCAGAATCTCACACAGGAATTAAACAAG CCCCCTCCAGCCCAGGTTGCTGTCGTGTCTGGCGGTGAAGATGTTCAGGACCTCACTCACCTGAAAATGAAGGTCAGATCAGAGCTGGTTCAGAGACCAAAGAAGAGTTCAGGAAGACAACCTCAGGTGAAGATCCTGCGTCCACCTGCAGTGTCTTCAGCGGAAGATAAAGAG aatgaGTTACCAGCTGGTCTAAATAAGAAGAGACTGGTGGCTCTACTGAAAGCATTTGGAGAATATCCTGCAAAATACAG GATGTTTGTTTGGCGTTCTTTACTCTGTCTCCCAGAGAACCACGCGGCGTACAGCAGTCTGACTGACAAAGGCCTGCACTCCGCCTTCCTGACATTGCACGAGAAATACCCCATCAAGAGTCAGAAGCTGCAGAGAGCACTGCAGag AGTTTTGTCTGCATTAGCTCACTGGGCTGCCATTTTTGGAGAGGTGGAATATCTCCCTCTGGTGGCCTTCCCGTTTGTGAAGCTCTTCCAGAACAACGCCATGCTCTGTTTTGAGGTGGTGGCCACTGTCATAG taAACTGGTGTCAGCACTGGTTCGAGTACTTTCCCAACCCGCCGCTGAACATCTTGAGCATGGTGGAGAATGTTGTGGCTCATCATGACAAGGAGCTCCTGCAGCACCTGGTGGACTGTGGCATCACCTCACAG CTTTATGTCTGGCCCCTGCTGGAGACTTTGTTCTCAGAGGTTCTGACTCGTGACGAATGGCTAAAACTGTTTGACAACATCTTCTCCAATCATCCGTCGTTCCTGCTTATGGCCTGTGCGGCGTACGTCATCTGCTGCCGTGAGCCTCTGCTGCACTGCTCCCAGAAACAGGACTTTGAG TATTTCTTTCACCATCGTAACAACCTGGATGTTGGAGCCATGATCAAAGAAGCTTACAGGTTCATGAGCAGCACCCCGGCCGACCTCCATCCCAGCACTATGCTCTCTGACTTTACACCACTCACCAGCGGCCAGTATCCCGTGTTCAACAAGTACCCAGAATTCATTGTGGAATACCAAAGCAGGGAGCGAGAGAGAATACGGCTGCAGGAGATGGAGTATCTGCGTGAGAG ACAGCAGATGTCAGCATTGCGTGCAGACTTTGTGCGTCGTCGGGCTGAAGAAGAAGCCTTTTATGCACAGcag GAGTTGCTGCAGAAAGCAGAGGAGCAGCGCAGACACATCCTGGAACAAGAGGAGGAAAAGCTAACACAGCAGAGGGCTAA GCTGGCAGCCatgaaaagagagctgaaggtcaaggagctgcagctgctggacgcCACCAGAAGACGCTTTCTCAAACACCAACAAGAGCTGCGAGCCGCACAAATAGAAAAACTGGACCAGGAAATCAGCAGGAAG ATGGATCTTCGTGAGAAAGAGACGGCCACGGCGGTCCAGGATTTGGAGATCAGACAAATGGAACTGGAGGCTCAGAGGAAACGTCTGGAACAG CTTTTGCTGAAAGAGCAGCAACGCGTCGGGCGTAAAGCAGAAGAGGAGGTGCGAATAAAGATGAGGGAAGCTGAGGAAAACTTAACGGAGATGTTACACGGAGCAGAGACCAACATGCAG GCTCTGGAGGAGCCTCTGGCAGACGCCTGTCGGCTGGACTTGGAGTCTGACTGGCAGAGAGAGGTGGTGGAGCGTCTGCAGAGGGTGGATGCTGAGCaggagaggagcagaggaggactGGAGGAGCTTCAAAGACAAACccaggaagaggagcagagatTGATAAGCACCCTGCGAGAAGAAGCCCAAAGAAAg ATGGATGAAGGCGGAGCTCagatacagacacacacag GCCAGACACTGATGGGGATACATTCAGCTTATGACGCTCCAGGATTTCCTCACAGACCTGCTTGTTCTAAGCAGACGGGAGCTAACATGGTGTGTCTGAACAGCACCTCGCCTCCAGAGAGCACCTCTACCGCCT TCTCGTTTTGCAGAGGCAGGACCCAGCTGGATAATGGTGAGAGAGAGCTGCTGAAGGAAATCAGAGAACTGAGGCAGAAGCTAGCAGCCAGGGCTAAAGAGAGCAGCTCGGCCTCCTCACAATCCATCTGCACTCCTACGTCTCCGTGA
- the tbc1d31 gene encoding TBC1 domain family member 31 isoform X1 → MEVTDIGNKEEGKVWHRKPTQGKSVLASLVRTAQQGKVVRFLHVTFDTTGDCFLAGDHHGNIYLFDISRNRFRLVQKTGQACTALAFNLRRTTEFLVALADYTIRCFDKDTKQLVSWMRGHEGAVSSISVHSSGRYAITTSSDTAQLWDLDTFQRKRKLNIKQSVGIQKVFFLPLSNTILSCFSDDSIFAWECDTLFCKYQLPVPDSGPRISYKAFAVTRDGKNLASGGRSNLLHLWCLESRQLVRVIQMPSQVRTIRQLEFLPDSFDGGASQTVGVLSQDGVMRFINIHTCKLLFHIGSHDEAITTMTVSPSGRHIVAVMDNGSINIYNVQNLTQELNKPPPAQVAVVSGGEDVQDLTHLKMKVRSELVQRPKKSSGRQPQVKILRPPAVSSAEDKENELPAGLNKKRLVALLKAFGEYPAKYRMFVWRSLLCLPENHAAYSSLTDKGLHSAFLTLHEKYPIKSQKLQRALQRVLSALAHWAAIFGEVEYLPLVAFPFVKLFQNNAMLCFEVVATVIVNWCQHWFEYFPNPPLNILSMVENVVAHHDKELLQHLVDCGITSQLYVWPLLETLFSEVLTRDEWLKLFDNIFSNHPSFLLMACAAYVICCREPLLHCSQKQDFEYFFHHRNNLDVGAMIKEAYRFMSSTPADLHPSTMLSDFTPLTSGQYPVFNKYPEFIVEYQSRERERIRLQEMEYLRERQQMSALRADFVRRRAEEEAFYAQQELLQKAEEQRRHILEQEEEKLTQQRAKLAAMKRELKVKELQLLDATRRRFLKHQQELRAAQIEKLDQEISRKMDLREKETATAVQDLEIRQMELEAQRKRLEQLLLKEQQRVGRKAEEEVRIKMREAEENLTEMLHGAETNMQALEEPLADACRLDLESDWQREVVERLQRVDAEQERSRGGLEELQRQTQEEEQRLISTLREEAQRKMDEGGAQIQTHTEGQTLMGIHSAYDAPGFPHRPACSKQTGANMVCLNSTSPPESTSTAFSFCRGRTQLDNGERELLKEIRELRQKLAARAKESSSASSQSICTPTSP, encoded by the exons ATGGAGGTGACGGACATCGGGAACAAAGAGGAGGGGAAAGTGTGGCATCGAAAACCAACACAGGGGAAAAG TGTGTTAGCTTCTCTGGTGCGGACTGCTCAGCAGGGGAAGGTTGTGCGCTTCCTTCACGTGACCTTTGACACCACAGGAGACTGTTTTCTGGCTGGAGATCACCATGGAAACATCTATCTGTTTGACATCAGTAGAAACAG ATTTCGTCTCGTACAGAAAACGGGACAGGCTTGCACAGCTCTGGCATTCAACCTTCGGAGGACCACGGAGTTCCTTGTGGCTTTAGCTGACTACACCATCAGATGCTTTGATAAGG ATACAAAACAGCTGGTCAGTTGGATGCGAGGTCATGAGGGAGCTGTTTCATCCATCTCCGTCCACAGCTCAGGCCGCTACGCCATCACGACATCATCAGACACAGCCCAGCTCTGGGACCTGGACACCTTCCAGAGGAAAAGGAAACTCAACATAAAACAGTCTGTCGGCATTCAAAAG GTGTTTTTCCTCCCTCTTAGCAACACAATTCTTAGCTGTTTCAGTGATGACTCCATCTTTGCATGGGAGTGTGACACACTTTTCTGCAAATATCAGCTCCCGGTTCCTGATTCTGGACCCAGAATCTCCTACAAGGCTTTTGCTGTCACCCG CGATGGTAAAAACCTTGCATCAGGTGGCCGCTCAAACTTGCTGCACCTGTGGTGTCTGGAGAGCCGTCAGCTTGTCAGAGTGATTCAGATGCCGAGTCAGGTTCGAACCATCAGGCAGCTGGAATTTCTGCCTGACAGCTTTGACGGCGGTGCTAGCCAG ACAGTGGGTGTGTTGAGTCAGGACGGTGTGATGCGATTCATCAACATTCACACATGCAAACTTCTCTTCCACATCGGTTCCCACGATGAGGCCATAACCACGATGACAGTCAGCCCCAGTGGTCGGCACATTGTGGCCGTCATGGATAACGGGAGCATTAACATCTATAATGTCCAGAATCTCACACAGGAATTAAACAAG CCCCCTCCAGCCCAGGTTGCTGTCGTGTCTGGCGGTGAAGATGTTCAGGACCTCACTCACCTGAAAATGAAGGTCAGATCAGAGCTGGTTCAGAGACCAAAGAAGAGTTCAGGAAGACAACCTCAGGTGAAGATCCTGCGTCCACCTGCAGTGTCTTCAGCGGAAGATAAAGAG aatgaGTTACCAGCTGGTCTAAATAAGAAGAGACTGGTGGCTCTACTGAAAGCATTTGGAGAATATCCTGCAAAATACAG GATGTTTGTTTGGCGTTCTTTACTCTGTCTCCCAGAGAACCACGCGGCGTACAGCAGTCTGACTGACAAAGGCCTGCACTCCGCCTTCCTGACATTGCACGAGAAATACCCCATCAAGAGTCAGAAGCTGCAGAGAGCACTGCAGag AGTTTTGTCTGCATTAGCTCACTGGGCTGCCATTTTTGGAGAGGTGGAATATCTCCCTCTGGTGGCCTTCCCGTTTGTGAAGCTCTTCCAGAACAACGCCATGCTCTGTTTTGAGGTGGTGGCCACTGTCATAG taAACTGGTGTCAGCACTGGTTCGAGTACTTTCCCAACCCGCCGCTGAACATCTTGAGCATGGTGGAGAATGTTGTGGCTCATCATGACAAGGAGCTCCTGCAGCACCTGGTGGACTGTGGCATCACCTCACAG CTTTATGTCTGGCCCCTGCTGGAGACTTTGTTCTCAGAGGTTCTGACTCGTGACGAATGGCTAAAACTGTTTGACAACATCTTCTCCAATCATCCGTCGTTCCTGCTTATGGCCTGTGCGGCGTACGTCATCTGCTGCCGTGAGCCTCTGCTGCACTGCTCCCAGAAACAGGACTTTGAG TATTTCTTTCACCATCGTAACAACCTGGATGTTGGAGCCATGATCAAAGAAGCTTACAGGTTCATGAGCAGCACCCCGGCCGACCTCCATCCCAGCACTATGCTCTCTGACTTTACACCACTCACCAGCGGCCAGTATCCCGTGTTCAACAAGTACCCAGAATTCATTGTGGAATACCAAAGCAGGGAGCGAGAGAGAATACGGCTGCAGGAGATGGAGTATCTGCGTGAGAG ACAGCAGATGTCAGCATTGCGTGCAGACTTTGTGCGTCGTCGGGCTGAAGAAGAAGCCTTTTATGCACAGcag GAGTTGCTGCAGAAAGCAGAGGAGCAGCGCAGACACATCCTGGAACAAGAGGAGGAAAAGCTAACACAGCAGAGGGCTAA GCTGGCAGCCatgaaaagagagctgaaggtcaaggagctgcagctgctggacgcCACCAGAAGACGCTTTCTCAAACACCAACAAGAGCTGCGAGCCGCACAAATAGAAAAACTGGACCAGGAAATCAGCAGGAAG ATGGATCTTCGTGAGAAAGAGACGGCCACGGCGGTCCAGGATTTGGAGATCAGACAAATGGAACTGGAGGCTCAGAGGAAACGTCTGGAACAG CTTTTGCTGAAAGAGCAGCAACGCGTCGGGCGTAAAGCAGAAGAGGAGGTGCGAATAAAGATGAGGGAAGCTGAGGAAAACTTAACGGAGATGTTACACGGAGCAGAGACCAACATGCAG GCTCTGGAGGAGCCTCTGGCAGACGCCTGTCGGCTGGACTTGGAGTCTGACTGGCAGAGAGAGGTGGTGGAGCGTCTGCAGAGGGTGGATGCTGAGCaggagaggagcagaggaggactGGAGGAGCTTCAAAGACAAACccaggaagaggagcagagatTGATAAGCACCCTGCGAGAAGAAGCCCAAAGAAAg ATGGATGAAGGCGGAGCTCagatacagacacacacag aaGGCCAGACACTGATGGGGATACATTCAGCTTATGACGCTCCAGGATTTCCTCACAGACCTGCTTGTTCTAAGCAGACGGGAGCTAACATGGTGTGTCTGAACAGCACCTCGCCTCCAGAGAGCACCTCTACCGCCT TCTCGTTTTGCAGAGGCAGGACCCAGCTGGATAATGGTGAGAGAGAGCTGCTGAAGGAAATCAGAGAACTGAGGCAGAAGCTAGCAGCCAGGGCTAAAGAGAGCAGCTCGGCCTCCTCACAATCCATCTGCACTCCTACGTCTCCGTGA
- the LOC112144109 gene encoding protein FAM83A: MSVLWFMKPKPLGKVRRRVQDLRISSASLCALLPDRPVLDLSHNESARLAVDCLLSQGLTGYHEALKTEGEVDILSEPEKKYILENRRDGNTDTSAPEDESREEWRLSSPSSMTPTDSSSTVEELDSPEEMKATNPASYKSTEIFLSRAAGMKDLVRQFISKAEQTLVVVTDSFSDTELLCDLLEVSRKRNVSVYLLLDHLNLELFTSTWKGHQLNSKDFPKLSVRSVQGQTYCSKTGRKLTGQIAESFIITDWTEVLTGSYSFTWLSWQVHRSLAVLLKGSSIRPFHQEVHRLYSSSEPVAGFVNFLPAPLPPHPHSSTADHNTDICKQRSNQTKTVHHWEGNGARRQAWTNSTTTHLTGEGHGDNQPPVLQTCLAEQELEGREQNPSLEKPQNMATPDQISSDFVPQFINSSFSPAAEKSKWIKESNALHSASKTYMYERLQKKNSNLSPYGFHAFKHSGLAEALNTQQGHWNQSNFQLKVEVPPDNSNFYPALQAKPILQSAFSSSRGQASQPNTDFSYQQPARMVTHLRIQPHAEPKLYPPLQTYMYQGVNLLPRSNWTQQNYQSAGPRAVVRQHSFSGAHMTGQQGWRSLQRTVNASLERSKSMNERGATGL, translated from the exons ATGTCTGTATTGTGGTTCATGAAACCCAAACCTCTGGGGAAGGTGAGGCGACGGGTTCAGGATCTCCGCATCTCCTCCGCCTCATTGTGCGCCCTCTTACCGGACAGACCCGTGCTGGACCTGAGTCACAATGAGAGCGCCAGACTTGCGGTGGACTGTCTGCTCAGTCAGGGCTTGACGGGATACCATGAAGCCTTGAAGACGGAAGGAGAAGTGGATATTTTATCAGAGCCAGAGAAGAAATACATCCTGGAAAATAGGAGAGATGGCAATACGg ATACAAGCGCACCAGAAGATGAGAGCAGAGAAGAATGGCGGCTTTCTTCACCATCTTCCATGACGCCAACAGACAGTAGCTCCACTGTAGAAGAGCTGGACAGTCCAGAAG AAATGAAAGCCACAAATCCTGCTTCCTACAAAAGTACTGAGATTTTCCTGAGCAGAGCAGCCGGCATGAAAGATCTGGTCCGACAGTTCATCAGCAAAGCTGAACAG acCCTGGTGGTGGTGACTGACAGCTTCAGTGACACAGAGCTGCTATGTGACCTTCTGGAGGTGAGCAGGAAGAGAAATGTGTCTGTGTATCTGCTGTTGGATCATCTCAACCTGGAGCTGTTTACTAGCACCTGGAAAGGCCATCAACTCAACAGCAAAGACTTCCCT AAGCTGTCGGTGAGAAGTGTTCAAGGACAGACTTACTGTTCCAAGACAGGAAGGAAGCTGACAGGTCAGATTGCTGAGAGTTTTATCATCACTGACTGGACTGAGGTGCTCACAGGTTCATACAG TTTCACATGGCTGTCCTGGCAGGTCCACCGGAGTCTTGCTGTCCTCCTGAAGGGGAGCTCCATCAGACCTTTCCATCAGGAGGTTCACAGACTTTACTCCAGCTCTGAACCGGTCGCCGGGTTTGTCAACTTCCTCCCAGCCCCACTACCTCCTCATCCTCACTCATCAACTGCAGATCACAATACTGACATCTGTAAACAAAGATCAAACCAAACCAAGACGGTGCATCACTGGGAGGGGAATGGAGCCAGGAGACAAGCTTGGACCAATTCAACAACTACCCATTTGACTGGAGAAGGTCATGGTGATAATCAGCCTCCTGTGCTGCAAACCTGTTTGGCTGAACAGGAACTGGAGGGTAGAGAACAGAATCCATCATTGGAAAAGCCACAGAACATGGCGACTCCTGATCAGATTTCCTCAGACTTTGTTCCTCAATTCATCAACTCTTCCTTCAGTCCTGCAGCTGAGAAGAGTAAGTGGATCAAAGAGTCGAATGCTCTTCACTCTGCTTCCAAGACATATATGTATGAGAGGCTCCAGAAGAAAAATTCCAACCTCAGTCCCTATGGCTTTCATGCGTTCAAACATTCAGGGTTAGCTGAAGCCTTAAACACACAACAAGGCCACTGGAATCAGTCAAACTTTCAACTAAAGGTAGAAGTTCCACCTGATAACTCCAACTTCTACCCTGCTTTACAAGCAAAGCCCATCCTTCAGTCTGCATTTAGCAGCTCCAGAGGGCAAGCATCACAGCCTAACACAGACTTCTCATACCAACAACCTGCACGAATGGTAACTCATCTCAGGATTCAGCCACATGCGGAGCCCAAGCTGTATCCGCCCCTGCAGACTTACATGTACCAGGGAGTAAATCTTCTGCCGAGATCCAACTGGACTCAGCAGAACTATCAATCTGCAGGGCCCAGAGCTGTGGTGAGACAACACTCTTTCAGCGGCGCTCACATGACAGGACAGCAGGGGTGGAGGTCACTCCAGAGAACAGTGAACGCATCGCTGGAGAGGAGTAAGAGCATGAATGAGAGAGGGGCGACAGGCCTCTGA